A segment of the Melioribacteraceae bacterium 4301-Me genome:
CCTACGAATGCAAAGATTACAGCATTTGTATGGAGCGGACGTATTCTTCCAAATGTTGTGTATTGTAATCCTAAATTTAACTCCGGGAAATAAAGTTGTATTGCTATGATGAGACCGACAAGCATTCCAACTATACCAAACACTACAGTTGCAATAATAAACTGCTTAACTATTTGGTTATCGTAGTAGAATTTTTCTACATCCATATTTATGAACTCCTTTTTTTGAATTCAGAATTTTGGTTAGATAAGTCATTATTACTTTTGTCTAATTCAGAATTTTGCGCTTGATGTGATATTTTGTTTTTTTCATTATCAAATAAAATTCTTATTGAGGGTGTATATTTATCATCAAACTGACCATCTTTAACCGCCCAAAGATAAGCAATAAGAAATCCCACAGCGATAAGAAGACTAAATGCAAGCAGAACAATTATAACAGACATTAAATTAAACCACTTTTCTTTGCAAAAAAATTAGTTGTAAAAGTTGTAAAAACCACAACAGAAATTGAACTAATGGGCATTAAGATTGCAGCGATAAGCGGGCTCAATAAACCCTGCACAGCAAAAGAAAGTCCAACTAAATTATACACAAACGAAATCACAAAACTTGCAATTATTATTTTTTCTCCTGTCTTACAAAATCTTAAAAACAAGGAAAGCTTTTTTAATGATGAAGCCTCTAAGATTGCATCACTCGATGGCGAAAAATTATTTGTATTTTCTGTGACAGAGATACCCACATTGCTTTTTTTAAGTGCGCCTGCATCGTTTAAACCATCTCCAATCATTAATACCTTTTTGCCTGCATTTTGAAGTGATCCCACATACATTAATTTTTGGTAAGGCGTTTGATTAAAAAAAATATTTTTTGCCAAACCAAACATTTGAAATAAATTATTTTTTTCAGAAGGATTATCTCCAGAAAGTATAGTGATGCTATAATTTCTTTTTAACTGTTCAAATAATAGTTTCAATCCATCTCTATAATTATTTGAAATTTTGTAATACCCTTTAACAACGTTATTTATTGAGATGAATACCTTAGAATAATAATCTTTTGGTAATTCAAAATTATTTGAGTTAACAAATTGTTGTGAACCTAATTTTATGCAATTACCAAAAATTTTTGCTTCAATGCCTTCGCCGGGCAATTCGTAATACTCATCGGGTTGGTAGTACTTTGTATTGATACTGTTAAATATTTTTTGGCTTAACGGGTGAGTGGAATTTCTCGTTGTACTTTTTATTAAAATTTTTTCGTCATCAGTTAGATTTGTTCCTACAAATTCAATTGTAAAATTTTTTTGTTCAGTTAAAGTGCCTGTTTTGTCAAACACAATTGAATCTATTTTAGCAAGTTCTTCAATTACAGCTGTATTTTTAATGTAAAACTTATTTTTACCAAAAATTCTTAGGATATTTCCTAACGTAAATGGGGTAGATAAAGCAAGCGCGCAAGGACATGCTACAATTAATACTGAAGTAACTGCAATCCAAATATAAGCTGGGTTTTTTAATGACCAGTAAATTGCGGAACTTAGAGCAATAAATAATACGATAAAGGTAAAATACTTGCTAACTTTATTTGCAAGACTTGTTACTTTTGATTCTTTTTGTTTGAGAAATGCTTTGTTATTCCAAAGCTGAGTTAAATAACTTTGAGAAATATTTTTGATTGATTCAACTTCTATAGCAGTTCCAATTTGTTTTCCGCCAGCATAAATTAAGTCACCATTTTTAATAGTTACAGGTGAAGATTCGCCGGTAACAAAACTGTAATCAATATTAGCAATTCCTTTAATTAGAATTGAATCCACAGCAATTATTTCATTATTTCTTATCAACATTCTTTCGCCGGGTTCTATTTTTTCAATAGGTATTGTGGTTTCTTTTCCATTTCTTATTACACACGCAGAAATAGGGAAAAAGGATTTATAGTTCCTTTCGAAATTCAAAGCATAATATGTCTTGTTCTGAAATAATCTTCCGATTAGCAAGAAGAAAACGAGTCCTGAGAGAGAATCAAGGTAGCCTGCCTGATTATAAAAAACGATGTCTACAAAACTTCGTATAAAAAGTATTAGAATTCCCAAAGAAACAGGGACATCAATATTTACTATTTTTTTCTTTAATCCTTTTATTGCAGAAATATGATATTCATTAGCACTGTAAAAAAATACAGGTAACGATAAGAGCAGCATCAAATAATTAAATAGTACATTTAAATTTTGTGATTCTGTCTGTGTTATCGATAGATACTCGGGAAAGCTAAGCAGCATTATATTGCCAAAACAAAATCCAGCAATGCCAATTTTATAATACAGTTTTTTTGTTTGTTCTTGAGAGGTTTCTTTTTCTTTGTCCTCTAAATTTAATTGTGGTTCATAGCCCAAAGAGTTAAGTAGTTGGACAATATTTTTAATTTTAGTTTCAGTAGGATTAAAGTTAACAGTTAATCTTTTCTTTAAGAAATCTACTTGTGAGTTTTTTATTCCGTTATTTAATTTGTAAAGACTCTCTAACAACCATATACACGAACTACAATGCATTTGCGGGATGAAAAATGTAATACTTGAGAAATTTGAGGATGAAAAGTCAACTAATTTTTGTTGGATGGTTTCATCATCCAAGAAATCGTAATTCTTATGTACATGATTTTTTTGCGAAACACCTGGTTTTTCTTCTAAAGAGTAATAAGTACACATTTGATTATTATTGAGGATTAAGTAGACGTTTTTGCACCCATTACAGCAGAAAACTTTTTCGTCAATTCTTATTTCATTATCAACGCAATCTTCCCCGCAATGAAAACACTTAACTTCTTTTGCTTTTTCTTTTGTTATAGTCTCTTTCAATTTTATTGAATATTTATTAGGAAATGAATTCTACAACTGCTCACAAATAATGCCAATTAAACACACAAGACAAATAAAATTTAGTAAAAAAAATTTAGATAAATTATCGTAATTTATTAGAAGAAAGCTCTCTTTTACTCCAATTATTCTCATCAATTAGAAATTGGGGGGTTAAAAATTACGAATTAGGAATTAGGAATTAAAAATTAGGAATATGTAGTGAATATCAACTCCTTATTCCTTATCCCTCACTCCTAATTCCTAATTTCTAATTCCTAATTCTTAATTTCTTCATTTCATCTAAATCATATTTATTATTTTAGTAGTAACTTTGAATAATCATTAAGGAGAATAAAATATGAGCAGATTAGAGAACAAAATTGTTTTTATTACTGGTGCAACATCTGGTATTGGGAAAGCCTGTGCCTATGCTTTTGCTAAAGAAGGGTCTAACTTAGTAATTAGTGCTAGAAGGTTAGATTTAATTAATGAAATTGCAAAAGATATTACAGAAAAATACGGAGTAAAAGTTTATGGTTTTAAACTTGATGTAAGAAACAAGCAGAATGTTATTGATGCAATCAAATCAATTCCCACAGAATTTAAAGCGGTTGATATACTTATTAACAATGCAGGACTTGCGTTAGGTCTAAATAAATTTTATGAAGACGAGCTTGAAAATTGGGATGTAATGATTGACACTAACATAAAAGGACTGCTTTATGTTACCCATGCAATTTTGCCTGGAATGATAGAAAGGAAATCCGGGCATATTATAAACATTGGTTCTATTGCTGGTCACGAAGCCTATCCAAAGGGAAGTGTTTATTGCGCAACAAAATTTGCAGTAAATGCAATAACGCAATCATTGAGAATGGATACAATTGATAAGGGAATTTTAGTTAGTACAATTGATCCTGGCCTAGTAGAAACGAATTTTAGTAATATTAGATTTTTCGGTGATAAGGAAAAAGCGAAGAATGTTTATAAAGGGCTAACACCGCTAACAGGTGAAGATGTAGCAGATGCGGTGGTATATTGTGCTTCCAGGCCGCCGCATGTAAATGTGGCACAAATAACTTTATTAGCTGCGCAGCAAGCCAGCGCAATGGTAGTTCATAGGGAAAATTAATTGGAAGTTTGTAGTAAATAAGGGGTTGGCAAGAAAACAATGATATTTCACTGCTGTCCAAAATAATTTTGAAATCAAATCCCGAAGGGATAAATTACCAAATAAATTTAGAAAACTTTAAGATTTTGGACTATTCTACTTGTCTTGTAAATCAATCCCTATCTCGTCCCTACGGGACTTTTAACTTCAGTTTGATATTTATTTATTCTATAACTATATAATCCCTAAAGGGATTACATTGGTTTAAGCATAATCAAGGCTTTATTGTCCAGTCAGGACAAAATATTTATAGGATAAAGAACAAAGAAATAGATTAAGTCCATTTAGGGACGAAATAAAAAATATATTGGACAGATATGGATATTTAGCAAAAACACAAAGTAAACGCTCTAATTTTGTACTTATCTTAAACTTTTGTATTTAGCTAATCCCCATTATTTTGATTTTTCTCAAGCATAAAACAAACTTACATCGCCGGCCCCTTCGCGAATTACTTCGGGTTCATCCCCGCTTAAATCTACAATACTTGAAGGCTTACCTTCTAAAGCACCTGCTGAAAGCATAAGATCAACTTGAGTATTAAAAATAAGACGTATCTCCTGTGGGTCGTACAACACTTCACCTTTTCTGTTGGTTACACTTGTGCTTACAATCGGATTTCCTAATTCTTTTGCTAAAGAAAGTGCAACAGGGTGATTAGGGATTCGAATGCCTACGGTTTTTCTTTTTGTCCACAATTTTTTAGGTACTTCCTTAGCGGCAGGTAAAACAAATGTGTAAGGACCCGGTAGAAGATGACGCATCGTTTTATAAGCATAATCAGATACTTTTGCATATTTAGAAATTTCTTTAAAATCCGGAATAATAAAGCTAAATAATTTCGTTCCAGATTCGTGCTTAATGTTGTAAACTTTTTCTAAGGCTTCTTTATTATATATATCGCAACCTAATCCATAAACCGTATCAGTAGGGTAAATAATTACCCCACCGTTTTTTAATACTTCTACAGCTTTATTAATATAACGCAACTGCGGTGTAACTGGATGTAATTCATAATATTCCATATCCTCCTCCTTAATTTTCAGTTTATAGCGGGCTATAATTATTTTTTGCTATAAATTTGGTTATTAGTAAAATTATTTTATGTTGATAATTTGAACGGCACTTTTGATAAGTAATAAAAAGTTTAATAGCAAAATAATACTTGTTATTTAATTGTCAACTGTAAAGTGGATATTTTTTATATATTTCTTTATCGCCTAAATTATTTTTGGGTTTTTAGTGAGCATTAAAAGTCTTCCAAAACAGGTAAAAATTTTAGGTCTAATCAGCTTTTTCACCGATTTTGCTAGTGAAATGCTGTATCCAATCACCCCGATATTCCTCACTTCATTCCTTGGCGCTTCAATGAGTTTAGTAGGATTAATTGAAGGGTTAGCTGAACTAACCGCAGGAATTCTTAAGGGATATTTTGGAATGCTGTCTGATAAAATAGGTAAGCGTTCAATATTTGTTTTTGGAGGCTATTCTCTTTCGGCCTTTTCGAAACCACTGCCGGGAATTTTCCCCCGAATTGTAACTGTTATCTTTTCTCGCATTGCTGATAGAATTGGTAAAGGTATGAGGACTTCCCCCAGAGATGCACTTCTTTCAGAATATTCTAAAAATAACAGTGGTGCAATTTTTGGGTTCCACAGAAGCATGGATACTTTTGGAGCTGTTGCCGGTCCGATTGCTGCAATTATATATTTATACTTTCATCCAGGGGGATACATTTCACTTTTCCTTATTGCATTTATTCCTTCTGTTATTGCTATTTATTTTGCTTCTAAGGTCAGAGACAAGTCAACTGTTGTCTTTAGTAAAGAAAAATTTGATTATAAAGATTTTTGGAAAACAGCACCAAAAAATTACAAAATAATATTAATCTTATTAACTATTTTTTCTCTTGTCAACAGTAGTGATGTTTTTCTTATTCTTAAATCAAAATATATAACACATTCAGATAATTACGCGATTACTGGATATATATTTTATAATATAATTTATGCTTTCTCTTCCTATCCTTCAGGTATTCTATCAGATAAATTTGGGAAAAAGAAAGTCCTTGCTTTTGGTTTATTAATATTTTCATTTGTTTATTTTGGATTTGCATTTAACAATAATTTATTACTCATGTTCATTTTCTTCGCTTTTTATGGTTTGTATGCTGCAGCAACAGAGGGAATTTCAAAAGCATGGATTTCAGATATAATAATCCCTCGATATAAAGGAAGTGCCATTGGACTACTGAACTCTTTTGTTAGTGTAGCTGTTATGATAGGTTCTTTTGGTGCAGGGGTTATTTGGGATAAATTTGGCTCAACAGCACCTTTTTTAGTTTCAGCTGTTGTATCATTTGTAGTTGCAACAATTTTTTTCTTTATGAAAGATGAAAATAGGGTGCAAGTACTTTCTAAATCATAATTACTTTTTTCTTTTAATGCTTGCATCGGTGGGTCGTACTTACAAATTGATTTTTAGTATTTTACGAACAACAATTTCAAAATAATTACAAATATGGAGAAAAAACTTGCAGTTGTTGCCGTTAGCGGGGGAATGGATAGTTGTGTTACTGCAGCTATAGCTAACCAATCTTACGAGCTAGCTTTGGTGCACGTAAATTATGGACAAAGAACAGAAAAGAGAGAGTTGAAAGCTTTTAACGATGTTGCCGATTATTATAATGTAGAAAAAAGATTAGTAGTTGACTTCTCACATTTCTCAAAAATAGGCGGTTCGTCTTTAACAGATAAAAATATTGAAATAGCAAAGGCAAACTTGCAAAGCTTTTCATCTACTAACGTTGAAGCAAAAGAAATCCCAACTTCCTATGTCCCTTTCCGAAATGCGAATATACTCTCAGTTTGTGTGAGTTGGGCTGAAGTTTTAAAAGCAGAAGCGGTTTTTATTGGCGCAGTCTATGAAGATGCAAGCGGCTATCCAGATTGCCGTCCAGAATTTTTTGAGGCCTTTGAAAAAATGGTTGACTTAGGTACTAAACCTGATACTAAAATAAAAATTGTAACACCTAT
Coding sequences within it:
- the ccoS gene encoding cbb3-type cytochrome oxidase assembly protein CcoS; amino-acid sequence: MSVIIVLLAFSLLIAVGFLIAYLWAVKDGQFDDKYTPSIRILFDNEKNKISHQAQNSELDKSNNDLSNQNSEFKKRSS
- a CDS encoding heavy metal translocating P-type ATPase, with the protein product MKETITKEKAKEVKCFHCGEDCVDNEIRIDEKVFCCNGCKNVYLILNNNQMCTYYSLEEKPGVSQKNHVHKNYDFLDDETIQQKLVDFSSSNFSSITFFIPQMHCSSCIWLLESLYKLNNGIKNSQVDFLKKRLTVNFNPTETKIKNIVQLLNSLGYEPQLNLEDKEKETSQEQTKKLYYKIGIAGFCFGNIMLLSFPEYLSITQTESQNLNVLFNYLMLLLSLPVFFYSANEYHISAIKGLKKKIVNIDVPVSLGILILFIRSFVDIVFYNQAGYLDSLSGLVFFLLIGRLFQNKTYYALNFERNYKSFFPISACVIRNGKETTIPIEKIEPGERMLIRNNEIIAVDSILIKGIANIDYSFVTGESSPVTIKNGDLIYAGGKQIGTAIEVESIKNISQSYLTQLWNNKAFLKQKESKVTSLANKVSKYFTFIVLFIALSSAIYWSLKNPAYIWIAVTSVLIVACPCALALSTPFTLGNILRIFGKNKFYIKNTAVIEELAKIDSIVFDKTGTLTEQKNFTIEFVGTNLTDDEKILIKSTTRNSTHPLSQKIFNSINTKYYQPDEYYELPGEGIEAKIFGNCIKLGSQQFVNSNNFELPKDYYSKVFISINNVVKGYYKISNNYRDGLKLLFEQLKRNYSITILSGDNPSEKNNLFQMFGLAKNIFFNQTPYQKLMYVGSLQNAGKKVLMIGDGLNDAGALKKSNVGISVTENTNNFSPSSDAILEASSLKKLSLFLRFCKTGEKIIIASFVISFVYNLVGLSFAVQGLLSPLIAAILMPISSISVVVFTTFTTNFFAKKSGLI
- a CDS encoding SDR family NAD(P)-dependent oxidoreductase codes for the protein MSRLENKIVFITGATSGIGKACAYAFAKEGSNLVISARRLDLINEIAKDITEKYGVKVYGFKLDVRNKQNVIDAIKSIPTEFKAVDILINNAGLALGLNKFYEDELENWDVMIDTNIKGLLYVTHAILPGMIERKSGHIINIGSIAGHEAYPKGSVYCATKFAVNAITQSLRMDTIDKGILVSTIDPGLVETNFSNIRFFGDKEKAKNVYKGLTPLTGEDVADAVVYCASRPPHVNVAQITLLAAQQASAMVVHREN
- a CDS encoding L-threonylcarbamoyladenylate synthase, whose amino-acid sequence is MEYYELHPVTPQLRYINKAVEVLKNGGVIIYPTDTVYGLGCDIYNKEALEKVYNIKHESGTKLFSFIIPDFKEISKYAKVSDYAYKTMRHLLPGPYTFVLPAAKEVPKKLWTKRKTVGIRIPNHPVALSLAKELGNPIVSTSVTNRKGEVLYDPQEIRLIFNTQVDLMLSAGALEGKPSSIVDLSGDEPEVIREGAGDVSLFYA
- a CDS encoding MFS transporter, with product MSIKSLPKQVKILGLISFFTDFASEMLYPITPIFLTSFLGASMSLVGLIEGLAELTAGILKGYFGMLSDKIGKRSIFVFGGYSLSAFSKPLPGIFPRIVTVIFSRIADRIGKGMRTSPRDALLSEYSKNNSGAIFGFHRSMDTFGAVAGPIAAIIYLYFHPGGYISLFLIAFIPSVIAIYFASKVRDKSTVVFSKEKFDYKDFWKTAPKNYKIILILLTIFSLVNSSDVFLILKSKYITHSDNYAITGYIFYNIIYAFSSYPSGILSDKFGKKKVLAFGLLIFSFVYFGFAFNNNLLLMFIFFAFYGLYAAATEGISKAWISDIIIPRYKGSAIGLLNSFVSVAVMIGSFGAGVIWDKFGSTAPFLVSAVVSFVVATIFFFMKDENRVQVLSKS
- the queC gene encoding 7-cyano-7-deazaguanine synthase QueC, which produces MEKKLAVVAVSGGMDSCVTAAIANQSYELALVHVNYGQRTEKRELKAFNDVADYYNVEKRLVVDFSHFSKIGGSSLTDKNIEIAKANLQSFSSTNVEAKEIPTSYVPFRNANILSVCVSWAEVLKAEAVFIGAVYEDASGYPDCRPEFFEAFEKMVDLGTKPDTKIKIVTPIIHYSKADIVKKGIELDAPLHLTWSCYQNEEVACGVCDSCAFRLRGFQMAGVEDPIPYLNKPNYL